The segment ACCCACTGTCACAGTAACCCACTGTCACTGTACCCACTGTCACTGTAACCCACTGTCACTGTACCCACTGTCACTGTAACCCACTGTCACTGAACTGTCATTGTCACTGTAACCCACTGTCACTGTAACCCACTGTCACTGTAACCCACTGTCACTGTACCCACTGTCACTGTAACCCACTGTCACTGTACCCACTGTCACTGTACCCACTGTCACTGTAACCCACTGTCACTGAACTGTCATTGTCACTGCATGAAGAAAAGTGCCTTACATAGGAGGTGCCAGCTCAGAGGTGCCCAGTTTGTAGGATGCCCCGATGTCATCTCCTTTTATTACACCACTCTGCCCTTCCACCCCCACAGGGCCCCTCTCAACCCTCGCccgcctctgtccccccccccttacctctgtgtctctcccatgCCCCTCTCTTCCCCgtcacccaactccccccccccccccatttacgcccctctctctcgcctcccTCGCTCCGTACCACGATGGGCACCCTGCGGATCTGGGTGTATTGCTCGTGGAAACGCAGGTAGACGACCAGCGCCAGCATGGAGTACAGGAAGGCGAAGACGCCCAGAGTGACGAAGAACTCGGCGGGAGCCGAGAAGTCCCCGGCGAGGTGCAGCACGCGGCGTTCCAGATCCTCACAGGCGGGCATCTCGTAGCGCTGCTGGTACAGCCTGGGGGAGcaatacacaggggggggggtatatacatacaaggggggaggaaggcagcgGGAGGTGGGTTACGATATGTAGGGCATACTGTGCAGGACAGTTAATGTTGCATGGGAAATGTCCAGTGACAGGGATATTTTGGAGTCCTGATGGGattgtgagagatgggggggggggggggttggggaggggggggtgaaggggaggggggtgttaccTGAAGGGATACCCAAAGGGCACCGAGATCAGCAGCGTGTCGGGCTCATCCTCTTTTTTACATGTCACAGTTGCTGCCGTCTCTCCACTGTATGAACCACAACTTCCAAAGGCAAATATAGCAAAgagctgagagggagggggggtgggggggggaagagagagaggagggggaagatagggggtggggagggggaagagaggggtgtgtggggagggggaagagggggtggggaggaggagaaggggaagagagtgggggtggggagggcaaggagagaggggatggggaggagagggggttgggaggggaaagggggtggggagggggaagagagggggggtgtggagggggaagttagggggtggagagggggaagagaggggagtgcCGGGATGtggaagagggggtggggagggggaagaggggatgaggagggcgaggagagagagggagtggggaggggaagagggttgggaggggaaagagagagggggtggagggggaagagaggggttggggagggggaagagaggggttgGGGAGGGGTAAGAGAGAAGGggttgggaggaggggaagggaggggtgggaagggggaggagagagggggtatggagggggagagagagggaaagagagatttAGTCTCCTTCTGCCCCAGCACCATAGATTGCAAGCTTTTTGAGGCAGCACTGACTGTGTGAGGATCTATGTGCAGACTTGCATCAGTTTAACATGGGACAACGTTATTACTGGCACTATTGAGTGATGGAACTGTCCAAGGTgatggagacagagggagagaacaataaggcctcgggcatggcgctgacccgtgctgaggcgcgctgctgctcggtactgagcccctgcagccgcaatgagagcggctttagcaggggctcgctcacgcttccgcacgcctgcggaagcgtgtgtcttaggcttagtccatagagactgaagccgtgaggaggcgcgcagaggctgagggaaagcggtgctttccctggccttatagcgcgcgccatccgtgggcgtgtctgggggcgagccagtgaccggccctgcgctccggcgagctcaaaaactaaagatttcttaagacacacgctccgcaagcgtgcggaagcgtgcgcgagcccctgctaaagccgctctcattgcggctgcaggggctcagtgccgagcagcagcgcgcctcagcacgggtcagcgcctaagcgctgaccatgcccgaggtcttaagaaatctttcgtttttgagctcgccggagcgcagggccggtcacgtgagcggttcgcccaatgagggcgaaccagctccctgacgtcactggcccgccccccagacacgcccacggacggcgcgcgctctaaggccagggaaagcaccgctttccctcagcctctgcgcgcctccgcacggcttcagtctctatggactaagccttagggGGAATACGAGGGGACAGACGTGAGGGGCGGGGGCGatgtgaggagaggggagaagagcAGGAGTGCAATGGAATGAAACTAAAGAAAGGGGGACcaaggagagtggacaggaggtaTTGATGACCAGGAGACGCCTGGGGACACAGTTCAGAGGCAttgctattttttattaaagttttccagctgcaaaactgacAAAAATAGCATCAGATTTATAACAGAAAATCACTGCTGTTAATGTTTGTTTCCTCCTATAAAGTGCTGTTTCTTTTGCAGCAGCAGGAAATCTCTGATGACTGAGGCCTGCAGGACAGGCTTCACCGGAGACCTCTCTGGAAGCGGCGGAGCATTGGAATCCTGAGCAGAACCAAAGCCTGAACATATCTCCCAGCACAGAGAAAGGACTAAAGGGTCAGCTATGGGGACATGACCTAGGGTGACATGACATGGGGGTGACCATCCTAGGGCGACATGACATGGGGGAGACTATCTTAGGGTGACATGACATGGGGGTGACCATCCTAGGGCGACATGACATGGGGGAGACTATCTTAGGGTAACATTACATGGGGGTGACCATCCTAGCGACATGACATGGGGGAGACTATCTTAGGGTGACATGACATGGGGGTGACCATCCTAGGGCGACATGACATGGGGGTGACCATCCTAGGGTGACATGACATGGGGGTGACAATCCTAGGGTGACATGACATGGGGGAGACTATCTTAGGGTGACATGACATGGGGGTGACCATCCTAGGGTGACATGACATGGGGGTGACTATCCTAGTATGACATGACATGGGGTGACCATCCCAGGGTGACAGGACATGGGGGTGACCATCCTAGAGTAACATGACATGGGAGTGACCATCCTCGTGTGACATGACATGGGGGAGACTATCGTAGGGTGACATGACATGGGGGTGACCACCCCAGGGTGACAGGACACGGGGGTGACCATCCTAGGATAACATGACATGGGGGTAACTATCCTAGGGTAACATAACATGGGGGTGACCATCCTAGCATGACATGACATGGGGGTGACCATCCTAGGGAGACCGTACATGGGGGTGACCATCCTAGGATGACATGACATGGGGGTGATGATCTATGGTGACCATCGTAGGGTGATATGACATGGGGGTAACTATCCTATGGTGACATGACATGGGGGTGATGACCTATGGTGACCATCATGGGGTAACATGATCTACAGTATGGTGACCATCCCACGGTGACATGACATGTGAGTGACCATCCTAGCATGACATGACATGGGGGTGACCATCCTAGGGGGATATTACATGGGGGTGATGACTTATGGTGACCATCATGGGGTGACATAATCTATTGTGACCATCCTAGGATGACATGACATGGGGGTGATGATCTATGGTGATCATCTTAGGGTGACATGACATGGGGGTAACTATCCCAGGGTGACATGATATGGTGGTGATGACCTATTGTGACCATCCTAGGGTGACATGACATGGGGGTGATGATCTATGGTGACCATCCTAGGATGACATGACATGGGGGTCATGATCTATGGTGATCATCTTAGGGTGACATGACATGGGGGTAACTATCATAGGGTGACATGACATGGGGGTGATGACCTATGGTGACCATCATGGGATAACATGATCTATGGTGAGCATCCTAAGGTGACATGACATGGGGGTGACCATCCTAGGGTGACATGACATGGGGGTGATGATTTATGGTGACCATCCTAGGATGACATGACATGGGGGTCATGCTCTATGCTGATCATCTTAGGGTGACATGACATGGAGGTAACTATCCTAGGGTGACATGACATGGGGGTGATGACCTATGGTGACCATCATGGGATAACATGATCTATGGTGAGCATCCTAAGGTGACATGACATGGGGGTGATGACCTATGGTGACCAACCTAGGGTGCCATGATATGAGATGATGGGGACTGTCCTGAGGACATGACCTGGGGCTGCCATACAAATGATGTTGGATTGGGTCCTGTGGGAATGATATACACGTTATATAggatgtggggggaagggggttattGGCACAGTGCAAGTGCTCAGAGATCCCAGGCATGTGGGATATGGTGCTGGTGGAAAGGTTACAGGCTGGGAAAGATTCCTACTCTGCAGTGAAATGTGAGCACAGCTATctgcaggtggggggaggggggtatacagAGCTATCTGCAGGGGGGGGGTACAGAGCTATCTGCAGGGGTGGGGATACAGAGCTATCTATATGCACGGATACAAAGCTATCTCAGAGGGGGAGATACATAGCTATCTTGGGGTGGGGGGCTACAAAGCTATctgggggggatacagaggaGCTTTTCGGAGGGTTTACATAGCTATTTAGAGAGGGGGGATACAGAACTATATTTTGGGGAGAGTGCTACAGATCCATCAGGGGGGGCACATAAGTtagcacctccccccctcacacacccttctgtagatctccccccccccccccccccccccgggacaggAATAAcacgcccactctctctctcacccattccaGCAGTTTTATGAATCCCAACGGCTCTTCCAATCTCCTCCAGCGCAGCCCGGTCAGCgggttctggggggggggagaggtcaaTAACTGCCCAACACAGTGCAAACTACACCAACTCCCACACTGAGTGCCCCCTCCTGCTACCTTCTTGCCCCGGCCTGCGGGGGCCCCCTCTCTGTCCAACGCTGTGGGGCTCACTGCTGTGGACATGGTCCTGATTCAGGGGTGTCTGAGTGACCGGTGTCCAAAGATCCAAATGACCGGTGTCCGAGGATCCAAGTGACCAGTGTCCAAGGGTCCGAGTGACCAGGGTCCAAATGAATGAGGTCCAAGTGACCGGTGTCCGGCTTCTTGTGTTGATGGTCAGTCTCTGTACGGCCAGTTACTCCTCTCTGTAGTTTCTCTGCAGTCTGTCTCctgtatttctatatatatatatatgtatctgtagACCCGTCAAGCTATATATAACTGaatatttacatatattttcttttattcacTGTGCTTCTTCCTCTGtatttatctgtttctgttaTTTGTCTCTAAAGCGCCTGATATCTATATATGCTTGATGTCCTTCtgactgtacatatacatatatatccttatacCTGTGTCCCATATATCTGTATGTAGATCTGTATTCCTTTCGACTTGTACTGTATATCTATGTGCCCAtttgtatacacgtgtgtatatctGGATACacctgtatgtatatctgtacacccctgtgtatatctgtacacccctgtgtatatatctggaTATACCTGTGTATATCTGGATATCCCTGTGTATATCTTGATACCCCTACGTGTATAcccttccctgtgcccctgtctcaCTCTGTCCCTGGCTCTTTGCCCTTCTTGTGTGTCCGTCTGTCcttctgccccctccctctctctctctccccctctctcacttcactccctctctctccccgtctgctGAACAAAAAAACCCTAATTGAAAGTGGGACAGAGTGAATGTGAGGGACACATGATCCCCTCACACACCCCATCCCAAAACAGGACATGAGGGGACAGGCGTCCCAGAGCTAGGGGGAAGGGGCGGGGGCACACACAGGCACCTTCTAGGCATAGACTGCATGGGCAAAGATAAACTGCAGGGGCACAGCTAGCCTGAAGGGGCACAGATAGACTGCACGTGCACCGATATACTACAGGGGCACAGCTAGACTGCACGGGCAAAGCTAGACTGCACGGGCAAAGCAGGGGCACAGCTAGACTGCAGAGGCACAGATATACTGCAGGGGCACAGCTAGACTTCAGGGGCACAGCTAGACTGCAGGGGCACAGCTAGACTGCAGGGGCACAGCTAGACTTCAGGGGCACAGCTAGACTTCAGGGGCACAGCTAGACTTCAGGGGCACAGCTAGACTGCAGGGGCACAGCTAGACTGCAGGGGCACAGCTAGACTTCAGGGGCACAGCTAGACTTCAGGGGCACAGCTAGACTGCAGGGGCACAGCTAGACTGCAGGGGCACAGCTAGACTTCAGGGGCACAGCTAGACTTCAGGGGCACAGCTAGACTGCAGGGGCACAGCTAGACTTCAGGGGCACAGCTAGACTGCACGGGCACAGATATACTGCATGGGCACAGCTAGACTGCACGGGCACAAATATACTGCAGGGGCACAGCTAGACTGCACGGGCACAGCTAGACTGCAGGGGCACAGATATACTGCAGGGGCACAGCTAGACTGCAGGGGCACAGATATACTGCAGGGGCACAGCTAGACTGCACGGGCACAACTATCCTGAAAGGGCACAGATAGACTGCAGGGCACAGATAGACTGCAGGGCACAGATAGACTGCAGGGCACAGATAGACCACATGGGCACAGCTAGACTGCAGGGGCAAAGCTAGACTGCAAGGGCAAAGCTAGTCTGCACTGGCAAAGCTAGACTGCAGGGGTACAGCCAGACTGCATGGGCAAAGCTAGACTGCAGGGGCACAGATATACTGCACGGGCACAGATATAATGCCAGGGCACAGCTAGACTGCACAGGCACAGCTAGACTGCACGGGCACAGCTAGAGTGCAGGGGCACAGATAGACTGCAGGGGCACAGATAGACTACAGGGCACAGATATACTGCAGGGGCACAGATAGACTGCAGGGGCACAGATAGACTGCATGGGCACAGCTAGACTGCACGGGCACAGCTAGAGTGCAGGGGCACAGATAGACTGCAGGGGCACAGATAGACTACAGGGCACAGATATACTGCAGGGGCACAGATAGACTGCAGGGGCACAGATAGACTGCAGGGGCACAGATATACTGCAGGGGCACAGATATACTGCAGGGGCACAGATAGACTGCAGGGGCACAGATAGACTGCATGGGCACAGCTAGACTGCAGGGGCACAGATAGACTGCAGGGGCACAGATAGACTGCAGGGCACAGATAGACTGCACGGGCACAGCTAGACTGCAGGGGCACAGATAGACTGCAGGGGCACAACTAGCCTGAAAGGGCACAGATAGACTGCAGGGCAAAGATAGGCTGCAGGGCACAGATAGACTGCAGGGCACAGATAGACTGCAGGGGCACAGATAGACTGCAGGGGCACAGATAGATTGCATGGGCACAGCTAGACTGCAGGGCACAGATAGACTGCAGGGGCACAGCTAGACTGCAGGGGCACAGATAGATTGCAGGGGCACAGATAGACTGCAGGGGCACATATAAAGTGCAGGGCACAGATAGACTGCAGGGGCACAGATAGACTGCAGGGCACAGATAGACTGCAGGGGCACAGATAGACTGCAGGGGCACCGATAGACTGCAGGGGCACAGATAGACTGCATGGCACAGATAGACTGCAGGGGCACAGATAGACTGCAGGGCACATATAGAGTGCAGGGCACATATAGACTGCAGGGGCACAGATAGACTGCAGGGCACAGATAGACTGCAGGGGCACAGATAGACTGCAGGGCACAGATAGACTGCAGGGGCACAGATAGACTGCAGAGGCACAGATAGACTGCAGGGGCACAGATAGACTGCAGGGGCACAGATAGACTGCAGGGCACAGATAGACTGCAGGGGCACAGATAGACTGCAGGGCACAGATAGACTGCAGGGCACAGATAGACTGCAGAGGCACAGATAGACTGCAGGGGCACAGATAGACTGCAGATGCACAGATAGACTGCAGGGGCACAGATAGACTGCAGGGGCACAGATAGACTGCAGGGCACAGATAGACTGCAGGGCACAGATAGACTGCAGGGCCACAGCAGGTTTTAATAATTCCATTTTTTTATGTTTCATGAATTAATAAAGCTAAAACTTAAATACAATTGCAGAGCAATGTAAATTTGTGTGTGCAGAAAAgtgtattaatgtgtgtatatagagcgtGTGGCACGTGTGTGCAGGGCAGTGTGTACACTGTGTATGTATACAGAGcagcgcatgtgtgtgtgcagggcagtgtgtatactgtatgtatgtatacagagcagtgtgcagtgcatgtgtgtgtgcagggcagtgtgtatactgtgtatgtatacagagcagcacatgtgtgtgtgcagggcagtgtgtatactgtatgtatgtatacagagcagtgtgcagcacgtgtgtgtgcggggcagtgtgtatactgtgtatgtatacagagcagcgcatgtgtatgtgcagggcagtgtgtatactgtatgtatgtatacagagcagtgtgcagcacgtgtgtgtgcggggcagtgtgtatactgtatgtatgtatacagagcagcgcatgtgtgtgcggggcagtgtgtatactgtatgtatgtaggcagaacagtgtatttatgtatgtacagagCAGTCTATAACAGGATGCAGTGTAGCATATTtctgtatgtgcagagcaatgtataagCATCTGCAAAGTGGCGTACCTGTGGGCAGAGCAGTATCAGtgagtgcagagcagtgtgtatcagtgggtgcagagacgtgtgtatcagtgggtgcagAGCAGTGCGTATCTGTGGGTGCATAGCAGTGCGTATCTgtgtttgcagagcaatgtgtatcagtgggtgcagagcagtgtgtatctgtgtgtgcagagcagtgtgtatctgtgtgtgcagagcagtgtgtatcagtgggtgcagagcagtgtgtatctgtgtttgcagagcaatgtgtatcagtgggtgcagAGCAGTGCGTATCTgtgtttgcagagcaatgtgtatcagtgggtgcagagcagtgtgtatctgtgtgtgcagagcagtgtgtatcagtgggtgcagAGCAGTGCGtatctgtgtgtgcagagcagtgtgtatcagtgggtgcagAGCAGTGCGTATCAGTGAGTGCactgcagtgtgtatctgtgtgtgcagagcagtgtgtatctgtgtgtgcagagcagtgcgtatctgtgtgtgcagagcagtgtgtatcagtgggtgcagagcaatgtgtatcagtgggtgcagagcagtgtgtatctgt is part of the Ascaphus truei isolate aAscTru1 chromosome 9, aAscTru1.hap1, whole genome shotgun sequence genome and harbors:
- the SYPL2 gene encoding synaptophysin-like protein 2 yields the protein MSTAVSPTALDREGAPAGRGKKNPLTGLRWRRLEEPLGFIKLLEWLFAIFAFGSCGSYSGETAATVTCKKEDEPDTLLISVPFGYPFRLYQQRYEMPACEDLERRVLHLAGDFSAPAEFFVTLGVFAFLYSMLALVVYLRFHEQYTQIRRVPIVDFCVTGVFAFLWLVAASAWGKGVMDVKLATRPSSILSAMPLCQLEKAVCSAGAAPFFGLANVSVVRGVKVH